Below is a window of Tsuneonella deserti DNA.
TGGACGTAGCGGATGACCTCGCCGCGGCGGGTTTCGCAGAAGTCGATGTCGAAGTCGGGCATCGAAACGCGTTCGGGGTTGAGGAAGCGTTCGAACAGCAGGCCGAGCCGGATCGGATCGAGATCCGTGATCGTCAGCGACCACGCCACCAGCGACCCGGCGCCCGATCCGCGCCCCGGACCGACCGGAATACCCTGTTCCTTGGCCCATTTGATGAAATCGGCGACGATCAGGAAGTAGCCCGGGAAGCCCATCTGATTGATGACGCCGATCTCGAATTCGAGCCGGTCGGCATAGACCTTCAGTTCCTCGTCGGACAGTTCGCCGTATTTCTCGAGCCGGGCGGCAAGCCCCTTGCGCGAATCCTCCGCCAGCAGGCGCGCCTCTCCTTCAAGATCACCGGCGAGGCTGGGCAGGATCGGATCGCGCCTGGGCGGCGCATAGGCGCAGCGCTGCGCGATCACCAACGTGTTGGCGAGCGCCTCGGGCAGGTCCGGGAACAGCTCCTGCATCATCGGCGCGGACTTGATGAACGCTTCGGGATTCGACCGCGGGCGTTCGGCAGCATCGATGTGGGTCGAGCCCGCGATGCACAGCATCGCGTCGTGCGCGCCATGGAAATGGGGATCGCCGAACTGCGCGGGGTTGGTCGCAACCAATGGCAGGTCACGCGCGTAGGCCAGGCCGATCAGGGCGTCTTCTGCTGCATCGCAAGTCGCGCTGCTTCTGCGCGCCAGCTCGATGTAGAGGCGGCCGGGGAAGAACGCCTCGAGGCGATCGCACAGCGCTTCAGCCGCTTCCTGCCTTCCATCGGCCAGGAGACGGGTGAGCGCCCCCTCCCCCGCGCCGGTCAGCGCGATCAGCCCATCGGTGTGGCCCTCGAGGTCTGCCAGGTGAACGTGCGCGTCGAGCTCCAGCGGACGTTCCAGATGCGCCTTGCTGACGAGGTGGCAAAGGTTTTGATACCCGGCCTCATCCTGAGCGAACAGCGGCAGATGGTCGATTACCTCGCCACTCGAGTCCCGTGCCAGGCCCAGCAGCGCGCCGACGACGGGCTGGATGCCTTTCTCGAAGCACGCAGCTGCGAAGGGCACCGCACCGTACAGGCCGTTGCGGTCGCAGATTCCGGTTGCCGGAAAGCCGCGTTGCTTCGCGATAAGCGCGATTTCCTTGGGATCGACGGCACCCTCGAGCAGGGAGTAGCTCGACATGACACGAAGGGGAACGAAGGGGGCGTAGGCCATCGTGCTGGAGATTAGGGAAGCAGGCGCGATTCGGAAGGGCGACGGGCGGCGTTTTTCTCCACAGCGCCCGCCCGATCAGAGCAGCTTCGCGATAGCCTTCTCGATGCTTGCCGGGGCGTCGGTCGGAGCATAGCGGCGGACGACGTTCCCCTCACGATCGATCAGAAACTTGGTGAAGTTCCACTTCACAGCCTTGGAACCAAGCAAGCCGGGCGCTGCCGACTTCATCCAGTCGTAGAGCGGGCTGGCACCCTCCCCGTTGACCTCGATTTTCTTCAGTACCGGGAAAGTCACGTCGTAAGTCAGCTTGCAGAAGCTGGCGATTTCCTCGGCGTTGCCCGGCTCCTGCGCGCCGAACTGGTTGCAGGGGAAGCCGAGCACTTCGAAACCCCGTTCGGCGTATTTCCGCTGGAGCTCCTCCAGCCCTTCATACTGGGGAGTGAACCCGCAGCGCGAGGCCACGTTCACCACCAACAGGACCTTGCCCAGCTTCTCGCTCAAATCGAGCGGCGTTCCGTCGGGTTTCTCGACCGTGAAGTCGGCGATCGTGGTCATTCCAGCACCCCTTCGTGCAAGCGTACCACGCGGTCCATCCTTGCCGCCAGCCGTTCGTTGTGGGTCGCCACGAGCGCGGCGCTGCCCTCGCCCCGGACGAGTTCGAGGAATTCGGCAAAGACCTTGTCGGCGGTATGCTCGTCGAGGTTGCCGGTCGGCTCGTCGGCCAGGACAAGATGCGGCCGGTTGGCGAGCGCCCGGGCGACCGCGACGCGCTGCTGCTCGCCGCCGGAAAGCTGGCTCGGCCGATGGGTCAGGCGGTGCGCCAGCCCGAGCGCCGAGAGGATTTCGCGCGCGCGTTCCTCAGCTGCCCCTCGCTCCTTGCCGGCGACGAGCTGCGGCATGACGACGTTCTCGATCGCGTTGAAATCCGGCAGCAGGTGATGGAACTGGTAAACGAAACCCAGATGCTCGCGGCGCAGCTTGGTGCGACCGTCCGTCGCCAACGCGCTGGCGTCGGTACCGACGATCTCGATCTTTCCGCCGAAGCCGCCTTCGAGCAAGCCGACAGCCTGCAGCATGGTCGACTTGCCCGAGCCCGATGGGCCGAGAAGCGCGACGATTTCGCCCGGCCCGATCGACAGGTTCACTCCGCGGAGCACGTCGATGCGCTCCCCGCCCTGCTCGAAGGAGCGGGTGAGATTGGTCAGGCGGACGACCGGCTGGGCGCTATTCATAACGCAGCACCTGCACCGGGTCGGTGCTGCTCGCCTTGAAGGACGGGTAGAGCGTGGCGAGAAAGCTGAGCACCAGCGCCAGAAGCGCGATACCGACGATCTCGAACGGATCGGCTCGCGCGGGCAGCGTGGAAAGGAAGCGCACGGAAGGGTCCCAAAGGTTCTGGCCCGTCACGACCTGGATTGCCTCGACGATGCCCTGGCGAAAATAGAGGATCAGGAATCCGAGCAGCAACCCCGCCCCGGTGCCGATCGCGCCGATGGTGAAGCCGGTGGTGACGAAGATCTTGAGCAGCGACCGCCGGGTCGCCCCCATCGTCCGCATGATGGCGATATCCCGCGTCTTGGCGCGGACCAGCATGACGAGGCTGGAAAGAATGTTGAACGCGGCGACGAGCACGATCATCGACAGCGCGAAGAACATCGCCACCCGCTCGACCTCCAGCGCTTCGAACAGCGAGGCGTTGATCTGCTTCCAGTCGGATACGACCGCCCTCCCGGCCAGCTTGCGGGCGAGCGGCGCGAGGTACTCGCTCGCCTTGTCGGCATCGTCCGTCTTCACTTCGATCATGCCGATCGTGTCGCCGGTCAGCATGAGCGTCTGCGCATCGGCGATCGGCATGACGACGAATTTCTCGTCATAATCATAGACCCCGATCTCGAAGATCGCCGCGACCCTGTAACCGACCTGGCGCGGGACGGTGCCGAACGGGGTCGAGCGGCCAGCCGGATTGATAACCGTGATCGTGTCGCCAACCTGCGCCCCGAGATTCTCGGCCAGCCGCGCGCCGATGGCTACCTGGCTGGCATCAGGCTTGAGCGGGGCGAGGGACCCGGCCACGACATTGGGCTGCAGGCGCCCGATGTCCTGTGCCGTGTTGCCGCGCACCAGTACGCCTTCCACCCGACCGTTGAACGTCACCAGCAAAGGCTGCTCGATAAGCGGGCTCGCGCGCGTGACGCCGGGGGTCTTGCGGACTTCCTGCAAGACGTCCTGCCAATTATCCAGCCGCCCGCCGTAAGCCTGTATGATCGCGTGACCGTTCAGACCGACGATCTTGTCCAGGAGTTCGGCGCGAAAGCCGTTCATCACGCTCATCACCACGACCAGCAGCGCGACGGAGAGCATGACCACGCCGACGCTGATGCCCGCGACGAGGGCGATGAAGCCTTCGCCCTTGCCAGGCAGCATGTAGCGCTTGGCCACGGTCCATTCGAATGGGGAGAGGATCAAGGTGCCCGGTTTCGTTCAGGAGGGGTTACGCCGCGCGGTGTAGGGGCGCAGGGCGCGACGTGCAACGGGTGATGCTCGGCACCCCGCCCTTGTCATCGGGCCTCGCAGTCGCCATTGAGCCCCCCGAGCAACAAGGCCGCCCAGCCGATGATCTTTCCTCATCCGTTTCCGCCCGCCGACGACGACAAGCTGCGCGAGGAGTGCGGCGTGTTCGGAGCGATCGGCACGGCCGATGCCTCCGCCGTCACCGCGCTCGGCTTGCATGCACTCCAGCACCGCGGACAGGAAGCGGTCGGGATCACCAGTTTCGACGGACAGGAATTCTATTCCCGTCGCGGAACCGGTCACGTGGCGGAAAACTTTTCCACCCAGGATGCGATCGCCGGGCTGCCCGGGTTCATGGCGGCAGGCCACGTGCGCTATTCTACCACCGGCGGCGCCGGTCTGCGCAACGTGCAGCCGCTCTACGCCGACCTTGCGGCCGGCGGATTCGCGGTGGCGCACAACGGCAACATCTCCAACGCGCGGACCTTGCGCGATGAACTCGTCCGCAAGGGCGCGATCTTCCAGTCCACTTCGGACACCGAGGTCATCATCCACCTCGTGGCGACCAGCCGCTATCCTACCACCATCGACCGACTGATCGATGCCCTGCGCCTCGTCGAAGGCGCGTATTCGCTGATCGTGATGACCCCCGAAGGCATGATCGCCTGCCGCGATCCGCTGGGCATCCGTCCACTCGTCATGGGCAAGCTGGGCGATGCAACGGTGTTCGCCAGCGAGACGGTCGCCCTCGACGTGATCGGCGCCGACTTCGTCCGGCAGGTCGATCCGGGGGAGATCGTCCGCGTCGATTTCGACGGCAAGCTCACCTCGCTCCGCCCGTTCGGCCAGAACCGCCCGCGGCCGTGCATCTTCGAGCATGTCTATTTCAGCCGGCCCGATTCGATCTTCGATGGCCGCAGCGTCTACGAAGCGCGCAAGGCCATCGGACGCGAGCTCGCGATCGAGGCTCCGGTCGAGGCCGATCTCGTGGTGCCGGTACCGGACAGCGGCGTGCCGGCGGCGATCGGCTACGCGCAGCAGTCCGGCGTGCCGTTCGAACTGGGCATCATCCGCTCGCACTACGTGGGACGAACCTTCATCCAGCCGAGCGATAGCGCACGGCACGATGGCGTCCGGCGGAAGCACAACGCCAATCGCGGCCTGATCGAAGGCAAGCGCATCGTCCTGATCGACGATTCGATCGTGCGCGGAACGACTTCGATGAAGATCGTCGAGATGATGCGCGCCGCCGGGGCGACGGAGGTCCACTTCCGCGTCGCCAGTCCGCCGACGGCGCACTCTTGCTTCTACGGCGTCGATACGCCCGAACGCTCTAAGCTGCTCGCGGCGAGGATGGATATCGAGCCCATGCGCGATTTCATCAAGGCCGATAGCCTCGCCTTCGTGTCGATCGACGGCCTCTATCGCGCGGTAGCCGACCAGAAGCGCGACAACACGCGCCCTCAATATTGCGATGCCTGCTTCACCGGCGACTATCCGACATCACTCACCGATCTGGCGCAGCGCGAGAATCGCGACGCGCAGCTTCCCTTTCCAGCCAACAAGGTCGCCTGAATGACAGACCAGAAGCCGCTTTCGGGGCGCATTGCGCTCGTCACCGGCGCGAGCAGGGGCATCGGTGCTGCCACCGCTCGCGCCTTGGCCGAGGCGGGCGCTCACGTCCTGCTGACGGGGCGTGACGTGAAGGCGCTGGAAACGGTCGAGGAGGCGATCCACGAAGCGGGCGGCAGCGCGACCATCGCTCCGCTCGACCTTACCGAGGCGGACGGTGTCTCGCGGCTCGCGGCAGCGGTTGCCCAGCGGTGGGAAAAGCTCGACATCCTCGTGATCAACGCCGCATTCCTGCCTTCCCTCACGCCGGTGAGCCAGATCGAGCCCAAGCAGTTTGGCCAGGCGATGACGGTCAATGTCCTTGCTACCCAGGCGCTGCTCGCGGCGTTCGACCCGCTGCTGAAACGCGCCGGGCATGGCCGCGTGATCGGCTTGACCAGCTCCGTCGGCACGGCACCGCGCCCCTATTGGGGCGCCTACGCCGCGACCAAGGCCGCCTTCGAAGTTCTGCTCGATTGCTATGCAGGTGAGATCGAGAGGCTCGGCGATACCCGTGTCGCCATTATCGACCCTGGGGCAACCCGCACCACTATGCGCGCGCGGGCATATCCGGGCGAGGATCCCGCCAGCGTGAAGCCGCCGGAAGAAGTCGCGACCCGTATCGTGTCGCTTCTCCTCGAGGACTTTCCGACCAGACATCGTGAGCGGATCGGCAAGATCGGTTAACCATTTTCGCGAGCTAAGCGGAAACCAACCTCGGGCACTACCTGCAAAGCCTCGCCGCCACTTCGCGGCGTGGACCGGATTAAAGTGCTCGAGGAAAAGGCTGGCCCGCCATGATCAATACCCACGATCGCTATTCGCTGGCAGCGCAGGAAGATCGTTGCTCGCCGCGCACCAAGCTGACCATTCCGGCCCAGCTACGCGCTTCGGGCGGACGACCGTTCCGTACCGTGGTGCACGATCTGTCGATATCGGGATTCTCGGCTGCCGCAATCAACCGGATGCACGTGGGTCAGCTGTGCTGGCTCACCCTCCCGGGCCTCGAATCGCTCCAGGCGGAAGTGGTGTGGTGGGACAACTGCATCGCTGGTTGCGCTTTCGCCGAGCTGCTCAGCCCGATCGTCCACGACAACATCATCGCCCGCTACACGAGCGGCGGGGTGTTCCGGCCGATCGCCTGAGCTAGCGGACGCTCGCCGCGATGACCGCGTCGAGCATCTTGCGCCGGGCTTCGGAAATCGACTTGCCGGTGGCGGCGGGCCAGCTCGATACGACCGCAATCACCAGCCGCTTGTCCGGCACGATCGTGATGGATTGGCCGAAGATGCCCTGCGCGCCGAAGCTGGCGCCGGGATACGTCCACCATTGATAGCCGTAGCCGTACCCTTCGCCAAATTCGACCTGCGGCGCTCCCGCGCGGGTGAACCAGCCAGCCGGCACCGAAGGCTGCCCGCCCTCGAGCGCGAACTGGCCCATGCGGGCATAGTCGGACAGCCGTAGCGACAGGCAGCACCCGCCGATATTTCCGCCGGTCAGATCGGTCATCCAGAACATCGGCCCAGCAAATCCCGCCGGGTCGACGATCTTGTGTTTCGCGTATGCGGCCAGGGATTGGCCCGTCGCCGCGGCCACCAGGTCGCCGAGAAGATTTGTCTCGAGGGTCTTGTACACCCACTTCTGCCCCGCCGGCGCTTCCCGCGTCAGCGTCCGCGCATAAGTGACGGCCTGGGATTCGCCCGCGACGGGCTCGATCTGCAACATCCTCGCCACGTCGCTGGCCGGATCTGCGTAGTCCTCGTTCCATTTGACGCCGGATGTCATCGTGGCGAGTTGCTCGACACTGACTCCATCGTAGGCAGAGCCCGCGAGCCTGGGCAGGTATTTGGTGACCGGATCTGCCATGCTACCGATGAAGCCGTCCTTCACCGCCGCCCCGAGAAGGGTCGAGGTAAAGCTCTTGGCGACCGAGAAGCTCGTCCAGCGGCCCTCGGGGGTGAAGCCGAGGCCATATTTCTCGTAGCGAACGCGCCCGTCCTGCAGGACCATGATGCCCGCCGCGTTCGAGCTTGCGAGATAGGCATCGAGGGTGGACCTGGTCGCGGAATCGAGCGCGGTTCCCGCAGGCAGTTTTCGCACGACCGGGGCGGACGCGATCTCGTATCCGGCGAAGTAGTTTTCCATGTGACGAAAGCGGTCGGCGCGGGTCCCGTCATCCCAAAACAGGACCTGCTGGTCCTGCAGCGAAATCCGGGTGCTCGGCTGGGTGGGTCGAACCGCTTCGGGTGCGGAAACCGTCGCGCACGCACTCAAGGCGAGTGCCGCAAGCAGGGTGAGCTGTCGCCCCATCAATGTTCCTTCACTAGGGTCACTTGGTGGACGTCGATCCCGCCGCCGCGGAAGCCGCCTTCGCAATACATCAGGTAATAGCGCCAGAGGCGGACGAACCGCTCGTCGAAGCCGGCCGGCAGTCGGTTCGCGCTCGCAGCAGCGTCGAAATTCTCGCGCCACAGCCTGAGCGTTTCCGCGTAGTCGAGGCCAAAGTCCGACTGGTCTGTCCATTCGAGACCCCGCTCTTCAGCCAGCCGGCGGAATTCGGATGTCCGGATCAGCAGCCCGCCAGGAAAGATGTAGGCCTGGATGAAGTCGGCGCTGCGGGCGTAGTGATCGAACAGCGAATCCTTCATCGATATGAACTGTATCGCCGCCCTTCCGCCCGGCTTCAGGTTGCGGGCCACGCAGTCCATGAAATCGGGCCAGAATTCGCGTCCGAGAGCCTCGACCATCTCGACACTGACGATCGCGTCATACTGGCCGTGCATGTCGCGGTAATCGCGCTTGAGGAAAGCGGGCGGCGGCTGCCCAGGGGTCGCTTTCGCCCGGCAATAATCAAGCTGGGCATCGGAAAGGCTGATCGCATCCACCCGGGCGCCGTGGCCGGCCGCGGCATGAGCCAGCATCCCCCAGCCGCAGCCAATCTCGAGCACGGATTGGGCTTGCTCGATACGTACCCGGTCGAGCATCGCGGTGACTTTGCCGAGCTGTGCATAATCGAGCGGTGAGAGAAACTGTTCGGCGCGCGAAGGTGTGTTCGGCGCGCTAAACAAAGCGCTTGAATAACACATCGATTGCCCCAGCCAGGCCGCATAGAAATCGTTGCCGAGATCGTAATGCGCATGGATGTTGCGTTCGGCTCCCGCATGGGTGTTGCGGTTCAGCCAGTGCGCGAACCGTGCCGCCAGCCGAAACGGCCCCCGTGCCCGCCCGGTGTCTCCGAGCGCATCTCCATTGGCCATGAAGAGCGCGAAAAGGGGAACGGGATCGGGGCTGTCCCACTCTCCTGCCTCCCAAGCCTGGTACCAGCCGATCGAACCATTGGTGGCCAGCCGGAGCAGCGCGCGCCAGTCCCGGATCTCAACTTCCGCCTCGAAGCCGGGCGCTCGCCCGCCAAGAAGGCGAGTGCTGCCGTCGGGCAGCCGGCCCACGATCGAGCCGCGCTCCAGCCCTTCGTCGATCCGGTCGAGAACCTTGTGAAATCCCGGTGCGAACAGGCGCGCGAGCACGCCCGGGCTGCGCGCGAACCGCGCACCAGCCGATAGAAGGGAGCCTCCCCTGCCCAACCCCTCTGCATGCATTCCTGCGCTATGAACCGCTTCCTCGCGCGGGGCAAGCCGACCGGCAGCGGCCAAGTCAGTCCTTCTGGTCCCTATAGGCGCCAAGCGCCCTCTCGCGCGCCTCGCGGTGGCCGATCACCTTCGGCGGATATGATCCACGCATCTCATCGGGGGGATCGTGGATGAGCGGATCGCGCACGTCGGCAAGCTCGGGTACGAACTCGCGGATGTAATCCCCGGCGCGGAACTTCTCGCTCTGGGTCAGCGGGGCCATGATGCGGACGAACATGTTGCTGTCCACTCCGGTGCCGGAGATCCACTGCCAGTTGACCGAGTTGTTGCCGTAATCCGCGTCGACAAGGCAATCCCAGAACCATCGGGCTCCTTCGCGCCAGTCGATGAGAAGATGCTTCACCAGGAAGCTCGCCGCAACCATCCGCACCCGGTTGTGCATCCAGCCGGTCTGCCAAAGCTGGCGCATTCCGGCATCGACGATGGGATAGCCGGTCATGCCCCGCTGCCATGCGCGCAAATCGTCCCCGGCCGCTGCGCCGCTTCGCCAGACGCCGGAGAAACCATCGCGGCAACTTTGTTCGCCGTGACGGGGAAACTGGACGATGATGTTCTGTGCATAGTCGCGCCAGATCAGCTCCCTGGCAAAGGTAGACCAGCCCGCGCCACCGCCC
It encodes the following:
- a CDS encoding lipoprotein-releasing ABC transporter permease subunit, which produces MILSPFEWTVAKRYMLPGKGEGFIALVAGISVGVVMLSVALLVVVMSVMNGFRAELLDKIVGLNGHAIIQAYGGRLDNWQDVLQEVRKTPGVTRASPLIEQPLLVTFNGRVEGVLVRGNTAQDIGRLQPNVVAGSLAPLKPDASQVAIGARLAENLGAQVGDTITVINPAGRSTPFGTVPRQVGYRVAAIFEIGVYDYDEKFVVMPIADAQTLMLTGDTIGMIEVKTDDADKASEYLAPLARKLAGRAVVSDWKQINASLFEALEVERVAMFFALSMIVLVAAFNILSSLVMLVRAKTRDIAIMRTMGATRRSLLKIFVTTGFTIGAIGTGAGLLLGFLILYFRQGIVEAIQVVTGQNLWDPSVRFLSTLPARADPFEIVGIALLALVLSFLATLYPSFKASSTDPVQVLRYE
- a CDS encoding PilZ domain-containing protein, with protein sequence MINTHDRYSLAAQEDRCSPRTKLTIPAQLRASGGRPFRTVVHDLSISGFSAAAINRMHVGQLCWLTLPGLESLQAEVVWWDNCIAGCAFAELLSPIVHDNIIARYTSGGVFRPIA
- the purF gene encoding amidophosphoribosyltransferase; translation: MIFPHPFPPADDDKLREECGVFGAIGTADASAVTALGLHALQHRGQEAVGITSFDGQEFYSRRGTGHVAENFSTQDAIAGLPGFMAAGHVRYSTTGGAGLRNVQPLYADLAAGGFAVAHNGNISNARTLRDELVRKGAIFQSTSDTEVIIHLVATSRYPTTIDRLIDALRLVEGAYSLIVMTPEGMIACRDPLGIRPLVMGKLGDATVFASETVALDVIGADFVRQVDPGEIVRVDFDGKLTSLRPFGQNRPRPCIFEHVYFSRPDSIFDGRSVYEARKAIGRELAIEAPVEADLVVPVPDSGVPAAIGYAQQSGVPFELGIIRSHYVGRTFIQPSDSARHDGVRRKHNANRGLIEGKRIVLIDDSIVRGTTSMKIVEMMRAAGATEVHFRVASPPTAHSCFYGVDTPERSKLLAARMDIEPMRDFIKADSLAFVSIDGLYRAVADQKRDNTRPQYCDACFTGDYPTSLTDLAQRENRDAQLPFPANKVA
- a CDS encoding SDR family NAD(P)-dependent oxidoreductase, yielding MTDQKPLSGRIALVTGASRGIGAATARALAEAGAHVLLTGRDVKALETVEEAIHEAGGSATIAPLDLTEADGVSRLAAAVAQRWEKLDILVINAAFLPSLTPVSQIEPKQFGQAMTVNVLATQALLAAFDPLLKRAGHGRVIGLTSSVGTAPRPYWGAYAATKAAFEVLLDCYAGEIERLGDTRVAIIDPGATRTTMRARAYPGEDPASVKPPEEVATRIVSLLLEDFPTRHRERIGKIG
- a CDS encoding glutathione peroxidase, yielding MTTIADFTVEKPDGTPLDLSEKLGKVLLVVNVASRCGFTPQYEGLEELQRKYAERGFEVLGFPCNQFGAQEPGNAEEIASFCKLTYDVTFPVLKKIEVNGEGASPLYDWMKSAAPGLLGSKAVKWNFTKFLIDREGNVVRRYAPTDAPASIEKAIAKLL
- a CDS encoding ABC transporter ATP-binding protein is translated as MNSAQPVVRLTNLTRSFEQGGERIDVLRGVNLSIGPGEIVALLGPSGSGKSTMLQAVGLLEGGFGGKIEIVGTDASALATDGRTKLRREHLGFVYQFHHLLPDFNAIENVVMPQLVAGKERGAAEERAREILSALGLAHRLTHRPSQLSGGEQQRVAVARALANRPHLVLADEPTGNLDEHTADKVFAEFLELVRGEGSAALVATHNERLAARMDRVVRLHEGVLE
- a CDS encoding SAM-dependent methyltransferase gives rise to the protein MHAEGLGRGGSLLSAGARFARSPGVLARLFAPGFHKVLDRIDEGLERGSIVGRLPDGSTRLLGGRAPGFEAEVEIRDWRALLRLATNGSIGWYQAWEAGEWDSPDPVPLFALFMANGDALGDTGRARGPFRLAARFAHWLNRNTHAGAERNIHAHYDLGNDFYAAWLGQSMCYSSALFSAPNTPSRAEQFLSPLDYAQLGKVTAMLDRVRIEQAQSVLEIGCGWGMLAHAAAGHGARVDAISLSDAQLDYCRAKATPGQPPPAFLKRDYRDMHGQYDAIVSVEMVEALGREFWPDFMDCVARNLKPGGRAAIQFISMKDSLFDHYARSADFIQAYIFPGGLLIRTSEFRRLAEERGLEWTDQSDFGLDYAETLRLWRENFDAAASANRLPAGFDERFVRLWRYYLMYCEGGFRGGGIDVHQVTLVKEH
- a CDS encoding serine hydrolase domain-containing protein codes for the protein MGRQLTLLAALALSACATVSAPEAVRPTQPSTRISLQDQQVLFWDDGTRADRFRHMENYFAGYEIASAPVVRKLPAGTALDSATRSTLDAYLASSNAAGIMVLQDGRVRYEKYGLGFTPEGRWTSFSVAKSFTSTLLGAAVKDGFIGSMADPVTKYLPRLAGSAYDGVSVEQLATMTSGVKWNEDYADPASDVARMLQIEPVAGESQAVTYARTLTREAPAGQKWVYKTLETNLLGDLVAAATGQSLAAYAKHKIVDPAGFAGPMFWMTDLTGGNIGGCCLSLRLSDYARMGQFALEGGQPSVPAGWFTRAGAPQVEFGEGYGYGYQWWTYPGASFGAQGIFGQSITIVPDKRLVIAVVSSWPAATGKSISEARRKMLDAVIAASVR